The following proteins come from a genomic window of Anabas testudineus chromosome 3, fAnaTes1.2, whole genome shotgun sequence:
- the baz2ba gene encoding bromodomain adjacent to zinc finger domain protein 2B isoform X8 → MESGERLASPAPTLSAARTSSPAASSSSSSSSSSSPAPHSKSSLAPSPSALGSTLTTSGRLFGAAGEQPFIGSTLSSAFPLVNHPAFGALYTAGAGRPEFGGLGSLGMSTALAAHPQLGALSEWWRAAEAHGRGTAAFLPSFIGFPPFFTPHIQPNHSASPVQIRMPGKNSHAPPKGVNGAVNGSGVCPPTTQSGSFSAGSASVQASTKATKNSDTTNTHLSSPQNNPAEVVEKPIQKPKEKKPRKKAADNSAASNSESGTSSDSSSDGSLSSDLEDLAEDDEDDDDDDEDDEEEDKHSELSDSEKRTRKNTKVLIPSTGTAKTDRPLSGERREKKDAKARKVTSNPPTLVPLPCSVSPPALSQNSPLALHGSRSRTEPQQHFSVIQSTGLAANSKPMALLTQPRRESSPSSSPIALTTSPKALASTASPKPPKLLPSSSPQHLPLSLCSSPKPLSVPSPPRSTLPLSTSPKPFGLTSSVTSSQKSSRKSPQHTVIGAAKSNKRKLLEASLAQINEFRLKQTLMSQGQTFPADQKRHQQGPNKSPKRTSLSSSPLPPAPSATPQNNHSNLFLSSALLGLPEPHHPNGVIQSTTQDAPLALITKPRKNSASQGKSPQCDSDAGSMPVNLSTGASRTQATTHAGPQSQPPTTSPNATGHGSRKNKTPKGKGQTPGLGQGQADPLSAWKGFSQNHLVQSLVDLFRGGESGIGIPGVSIPGVGIPGVGIPGTCNPTAGLPANKESDDSGDDDDDEDDDLEEEEDDEDSDDSLSESDSNSDSDISGKKAKELKLLPSGSSKKEMTPRRLTKGPELLNTSANHTATSCSPLNLQVIKTPTIVTSSSALGYHSSPGSSSYSLASPLGLGKRKRVMDEKELMTPLELGWRRETRIKSVAGRPQGEVAYYAPCGKKLRQYPDVMKYLSRNGISGITRDNFSFSAKIRVGDFYEAREGPQGLQWSLLKEEEVIPRILAMEGRRGRPPNSERQSAGEGAKGTRRRKGRPPNVGDPLAPEGPSPSEVKLLRKLEAQEIARQAAQMKLMRKLEKQALARAAKEARKQQAIMAAEERRKQKEQIKILKQQEKIKRIQQIRMEKELRAQQILEAKRKKKEEAANAKILEAEKRIKEKELRRQQAEILKHQELERHRLDMVWERERRRQHVMLMKAVEARKKAEERERLRQEKRDEKRLNKERKLEQRRLELEIARELKKPNEDMCLSDHKPLPEFSRIPGLILPGRAVSDCLMLMQFLRGFGKVLGLDLNVDVPTLGMLQEGLLNVGDSMGQVQDLLVKLLSLAVCDPGLPPGQKTKTMLGDHLTNVGINRDNVSEVLQMYMGAHCANTELAPLALSLKTKAFQAHTPAQKASILGFLANELACSKAVISEIDKNLDQMANMRKDKIIMEGKLKKLKTIYAKRTGKREASMGVEENQSVGTPSSAAKRKRKLGGDSDDDDDDDDDSDDQAEEDEDEEEEDMKKVKKVETYDEDDVDQATSLEELEKQIEKLAKQHHQTRRKLFEISHSLRSMMYGQDRYRRRYWVLPHCGGVFIEAMESGEAPEELEEERQRRRRAAEEVKVKEEPQEIELQKEKPTNHDGQSIRTQGLEQQKEDEKEHEGKKNSPALFYQQPGCVSKLCTVRDVHKDISRETVKAEGKESSHVRQNGSPMGNNTATILTSSSPTHNTSEAAVATTSSMVTADDTTNIPPPASASLAVPCLAPRESPGNTPPTSSPVPSPHLSFQANDQLLRVLTERSGHWFSLLPRNPCDLSSITTTPPGAPRMSPPQESSTPARPKSPPPSPALPLTPSAASASASPHHPAGLLNYPLSAFQVKSGGSLLGVSFGSWPSGMISPSLPLCSSPNPMLGHSLEGNTAASVSSKSESPLPRIEKTSSMPSPALEMPKSLDHSMPRPIPEEMLTGWWRVSDIEELRALVSALHTRGIREKGLQRQMQKYMEIIPQVCTKHKDVAMIELRELEESQVSVESVRGWCVEEQAMEMDIAVLQQVEELERKVTAASLQVKGWTYPDPQSEREDLVYYEHKPPTTKSMAASTNGGDKDSKDSKEHPDERGEKGGLMRHPDNPLDIAVTRLADLERNIERSGEEEVAHGMKVWRRALSEVRSAAQLAMCIQQLQKSIAWERSIMKVYCQMCKKGDNEDLLLLCDGCDKGCHTYCHKPKITSIPEGDWYCPACISKASGPSPKSKKPPSKPVAASAGGGKKGGEAKKNGKQTGNGDVSEDDSASATSTPKKGAKDTSRKRKTEETSPVLSASNQESPVCVKRAKTARDNNRDLGLCRVLLAELERHQDAWPFLTPVNLKSVPGYKKVIKKPMDFSTIREKLVSSQYQNLETFIIDVNLVFDNCEKFNEDNSDIGRAGHNMRKFFEKRWTELLKQTN, encoded by the exons ATGGAGTCTGGAGAGCGGCTGGCCTCCCCTGCGCCCACCCTGTCTGCTGCTCGCACCTCCTCCCCTGcggcctcttcctcctcctcttcttcctcttcgtCATCCCCCGCTCCCCACTCTAAGAGCAGTCTGGCCCCGAGCCCTTCAGCACTGGGATCCACCCTCACCACCTCTG GCCGTCTGTTTGGAGCAGCAGGAGAGCAGCCATTCATTGGCTCCACATTGTCAAGTGCCTTCCCTCTGGTCAACCACCCAGCCTTCGGAGCCCTCTACACTGCCGGAGCGGGCAGGCCTGAGTTTGGAGGCCTGGGCTCCCTGGGCATGTCAACTGCTCTGGCTGCTCACCCCCAGTTAGGAGCTCTTTCTG AGTGGTGGCGAGCTGCTGAAGCCCATGGACGGGGAACTGCTGCCTTTCTCCCTTCTTTCATTGGCTTCCCTCCATTCTTCACCCCTCACATTCAGCCAAACCACAGCGCCAGTCCTGTCCAGATCAGGATGCCCGGCAAGAATAGCCATGCCCCACCCAAAG GGGTGAATGGGGCAGTGAACGGTAGTGGCGTCTGTCCTCCCACCACACAGTCAGGGAGCTTTTCTGCAGGTTCGGCCTCTGTTCAGGCATCGACCAAGGCAACCAAAAATTCAGACACCACTAATACTCACCTTAGCAGCCCTCAGAACAATCCAGCAGAAGTGGTGGAAAAGCCAATTCAGAAACCTAAAGAGAAG AAGCCACGAAAGAAGGCAGCAGACAATTCTGCGGCAAGCAACAGTGAATCAGGAACATCCTCGGACAGCTCAAGTGACGGGTCCCTCAGCAGTGATCTGGAAGACTTAgcagaggatgatgaagatgatgatgacgacgatgaggatgatgaagaagaggacaAACACAGTGAATTATCCGACTCTGAGAAGCGGACAAGGAAGaacacaaag GTTTTGATACCCAGCACTGGAACTGCAAAAACTGACAGACCACTCTCTGGGGAGCGCCGGGAAAAGAAAGACGCCAAAGCCCGGAAGGTCACCTCCAACCCCCCAACCCTTGTGCCCTTACCCTGCTCTGTCTCCCCTCCTGCCTTGTCCCAAAACTCTCCTCTGGCCCTGCACGGCTCCAGATCCCGGACAGAGCCACAGCAACACTTCAGTGTGATTCAGTCCACTGGCCTGGCTGCCAACTCAAAACCCATGGCACTCCTTACTCAGCCCCGCAGGGAGTCTTCACCGTCTTCCTCCCCCATAGCCCTCACCACATCTCCAAAGGCACTTGCCAGCACGGCATCTCCCAAACCTCCTAAACtgctgccctcctcctcccctcagcacctgcccctctctctctgctcttcccCTAAACCTCTCTCTGTTCCCTCTCCACCCCGCTCAACTCTTCCTCTGTCTACCTCCCCAAAACCTTTTGGTTTGACCTCATCTGTAACAAGCTCTCAGAAGTCCTCACGGAAGTCACCTCAGCACACCGTCATCGGCGCTGCCAAATCCAACAAAAGGAAACTGCTGGAAGCTTCACTTGCGCAGATCAATGAGTTCAGGCTCAAACAG aCTCTCATGTCCCAAGGGCAGACGTTCCCAGCTGACCAAAAGAGGCACCAGCAGGGGCCAAACAAGTCTCCCAAGAGGACGTCTCTGTCTTCATCGCCATTGCCACCCGCTCCGTCTGCTACACCCCAGAACAATCACTCCAACCTCTTCCTCTCGAGTGCCCTGCTAGGGCTCCCTGAACCACACCACCCCAATGGAGTCATCCAAAGTACCACTCAGGACGCACCTTTGGCCCTCATCACCAAACCTCGCAAAAACTCTGCCTCTCAAGGTAAGTCCCCTCAGTGTGACTCCGATGCTGGGTCCATGCCTGTCAATCTGAGCACAGGGGCGAGTAGGACCCAAGCAACTACCCATGCTGGGCCTCAGTCACAGCCCCCCACTACCTCACCCAATGCCACAGGCCATGGATCCAGGAAGAACAAGACCCCGAAGGGTAAGGGACAGACACCAGGGCTCGGGCAGGGACAAGCAGACCCTTTATCTGCCTGGAAGGGCTTCTCTCAGAACCACCTGGTACAGTCTCTAGTGGATTTGTTTCGTGGAGGAGAGTCTGGGATTGGGATTCCTGGAGTTAGTATCCCTGGAGTCGGAATTCCTGGAGTGGGGATCCCTGGTACATGTAACCCCACAGCTGGTCTCCCTGCTAACAAGGAATCTGATGACtcaggagatgatgatgatgatgaggatgatgaccttgaggaggaggaggacgatgaAGACTCAGATGATAGTCTGTCAG AGTCTGACAGCAACTCAGACAGTGACATCTCCGGAAAGAAAGCGAAGGAGCTAAAGCTGCTGCCGTCTGGATCATCTAAGAAGGAGATGACTCCCCGCAGGCTAACCAAAGGCCCAGAACTACTGAACACCTCAGCCAATCACACCGCCACCAGCTGCTCCCCTCTCAACCTACAGGTCATCAAGACTCCCACCATTGTCACCAGCTCCAGTGCCTTGGGCTATCACAGCTCTCCGGGCTCATCGTCCTACAGCCTAGCCTCTCCATTAG gcttggggaagagaaagagggtgATGGACGAGAAGGAACTAATGACTCCTCTGGAGCTGGG GTGGCGGAGAGAAACGAGAATCAAATCTGTGGCTGGGCGCCCACAGGGAGAGGTGGCCTACTACGCCCCGTGTGGCAAGAAACTAAGGCAGTACCCAGATGTGATGAAG TATCTATCCAGAAATGGAATAAGTGGCATCACGCGTGATAATTTTAGCTTCAGTGCAAAGATAAGGGTTGGTGACTTCTATGAAGCCAGAGAAGGACCCCAG GGTTTACAGTGGAGCCTGTTAAAGGAAGAGGAGGTCATTCCTCGTATTTTGGCGATGGAAGGCCGTAGGGGGCGCCCTCCAAATTCAGAGCGCCAGTCGGCGGGCGAAGGCGCTAAAGGTACTCGACGGAGGAAGGGGCGACCCCCTAATGTGGGTGATCCATTGGCACCTGAGGGCCCCAGTCCAAGTGAGGTCAAACTTCTGCGCAAACTAGAGGCTCAAG AAATAGCCCGACAGGCTGCACAGATGAAACTGATGAGAAAACTGGAAAAGCAGGCGCTGGCACGTGCTGCCAAAGAAGCTCGGAAACAGCAGG CTATCATGGCAGCAGAGGAGCGGAGGAAGCAGAAAGAACAGATCAAGATTCTCAAGCAGCAG gaaaagATCAAGCGTATTCAGCAGATTCGTATGGAGAAGGAACTCAGAGCACAGCAAATTTTGGAG GCCAAAcggaaaaagaaggaagaagccGCCAATGCTAAAATACTGGAGGCTGAAAAACGGATAAAG GAGAAAGAGTTGAGGAGACAGCAGGCAGAGATTCTCAAACACCAG GAGTTGGAGAGGCATAGACTAGATATGGTATGg gagagggagagaaggcgGCAACATGTAATGCTGATGAAGGCTGTTGAGGCTCGCAAGAAAGCAGAG GAGCGTGAACGCTTGCGGCAGGAGAAAAGGGACGAGAAGCGTCTGAACAAAGAGCGTAAACTGGAGCAACGGAGGCTTGAGCTGGAGATAGCGAGGGAACTGAAGAAGCCAAATGAAGACATGTGTCTGTCTGATCATAAG CCTCTGCCCGAGTTCTCCCGGATTCCCGGACTTATCCTGCCAGGACGTGCCGTGTCGGACTGCCTGATGCTTATGCAGTTCCTGCGGGGCTTTGGGAAGGTTTTGGGGCTTGATTTGAATGTGGATGTGCCCACACTGGGCATGCTGCAGGAGGGCTTGCTCAATGTTGGGGACAGCATGGGCCAAGTCCAAGACCTTCTGGTCAAACTGCTTTCTCTGGCAGTCTGTGATCCTGGTTTACCTCCTGGGCAAAAG ACTAAAACCATGCTGGGGGACCACCTGACCAACGTTGGCATCAACAGGGATAATGTTTCTGAGGTGCTACAGATGTACATGGGAGCCCATTGTGCCAATACAGAACTGGCTCCTCTGGCCCTCAGTCTGAAGACTAAGGCCTTCCAGGCACACACGCCTGCTCAGAAAGCCTCAATCCTGGGTTTTCTCGCTAACGAGCTCGCCTGCAGCAAAGCCGTTATCAG TGAGATTGACAAGAACCTGGATCAGATGGCAAACATGAGGAAAGACAAGATCATTATGGAGGGAAAACTGAAGAA GTTGAAAACCATTTACGCCAAACGTACTGGGAAAAGGGAGGCCAGTATGGGTGTGGAAGAAAACCAGTCTGTTGGCACGCCTTCCTCTGCCGCCAAGCGCAAGAGAAAGTTGGGTGgagacagtgatgatgatgacgacgacgatGACGACAGCGATGACCAGGCagaggaggacgaggatgaggaggaggaagacatgAAGAAGGTTAAAAAGGTGGAGACATATGatgag GATGATGTTGACCAGGCCACCAGTCTCgaggagctggagaaacagATAGAGAAATTAGCCaag CAACATCATCAGACCAGAAGAAAGCTGTTTGAGATATCTCATTCTCTGCGCTCCATGATGTATGGCCAGGACCGTTACCGCCGCCGATACTGGGTGCTTCCCCACTGTGGAGGAGTCTTCATTGAAGCCATGGAGAGTGGCGAAG CTCCAGAGGAACTCGAGGAGGAgcgacagaggaggaggagagcagcagaggaggtcAAGGTCAAAGAAGAACCTCAGGAGATTGAGTTGCAGAAGGAGAAACCCACCAACCATGATGGGCAGAGCATCCGAACACAAGGCTTAGAGCAACAGAAAGAAGACGAAAAGGAGCACGAAGGGAAGAAAAACTCCCCGGCTCTCTTCTACCAGCAACCAGGCTGTGTATCCAAACTGTGCACAGTCCGCGATGTGCACAAGGACATTAGCAGAGAAACTGTGAAGGCAGAGGGCAAGGAGAGTTCCCATGTGAGACAGAACGGCAGCCCCATGGGCAATAACACTGCTACCATACTAACATCATCCTCCCCTACTCATAATACCTCTGAGGCAGCAGTAGCAACAACCTCCTCCATGGTGACTGCTGATGACACTACAAACATCCCTCCCCCAGCCTCAGCTTCTTTAGCCGTACCTTGTCTAGCCCCACGTGAAAGCCCAGGGAACACCCCTCCAACTTCATCCCCTGTCCCATCTCCACACCTCTCATTCCAAGCCAACGACCAGCTGCTCAGAGTCCTGACAGAGAGGAGCGGACACTGGTTCAGTCTGCTCCCACGCAACCCCTGTGACCTCTCTTCCATCACCACAACTCCTCCAGGAGCACCCCGCATGTCTCCTCCTCAGGAGTCCTCCACTCCAGCCAGACCCAAGTCCCCACCTCCGTCCCCTGCCCTGCCTCTAACACCTTCTGCTGCCTCAGCCTCTGCCAGCCCACACCACCCAGCTGGCCTCCTCAACTACCCACTATCAGCCTTCCAG GTTAAGTCAGGTGGTTCATTGCTAGGAGTTTCTTTTGGGAGCTGGCCCAGCGGTATGATTAGTCCCAGCCTGCCTCTGTGCAGCAGCCCCAACCCCATGCTGGGTCATTCTCTAGagggaaacacagcagcaagtGTCTCCAGTAAGAGTGAATCACCTTTACCTCGCATTGAGAAAACTTCATCCATGCCCTCTCCTGCTCTGGAAATGCCCAAATCCCTTGACCACTCCATGCCTCGGCCCATCCCAGAAG AGATGCTGACAGGGTGGTGGCGGGTGTCTGACATTGAAGAGCTGAGGGCTTTAGTCAGTGCTCTCCACACCCGAGGCATCAGAGAGAAGGGCCTCCAGAGGCAGATGCAGAAATACATGGAAATCATCCCCCAGGTCTGCACCAAACACAAAGACG TGGCCATGATCGAGCTGCGTGAACTGGAGGAAAGCCAGGTCAGTGTGGAGTCGGTGCGAGGCTGGTGTGTTGAGGAGCAGGCTATGGAGATGGACATTGCTGTGCTGCAACAGGTAGAGGAACTGGAGAGGAAGGTCACAGCAGCCAGCCTGCAAGTGAAG GGCTGGACATATCCTGACCCTCAGTCTGAGAGGGAGGACCTGGTGTATTACGAGCACAAGCCCCCCACCACCAAATCCATGGCAGCGTCCACAAACGGAGGAGACAAGGACTCCAAGGACTCCAAGGAGCATCCAGATGAGCGAGGAGAGAAGGGCGGGTTGATGCGTCACCCGGACAACCCGTTGGACATAGCAGTGACACGTCTGGCTGATCTGGAACGCAACATCGAGAGAAG TGGTGAGGAAGAAGTGGCCCATGGGATGAAGGTTTGGAGAAGGGCCTTGAGTGAAGTGCGCAGTGCTGCCCAGTTGGCCATGTGTATCCAGCAACTGCAGAAGTCTATCGCCTGGGAGCGTTCCATCATGAAAGTG TACTGTCAGATGTGCAAGAAGGGAGATAATGAGGAccttctcctgctgtgtgatgGCTGTGACAAAGGCTGCCACACTTACTGTCACAAACCCAAGATTACCAGTATCCCAGAGGGTGACTGGTACTGCCCAGCCTGCATATCCAAG GCAAGTGGTCCATCCCCAAAAAGCAAAAAACCTCCAAGCAAACCAGTAGCAGCCAGTGCAGGAGGTGGTAAGAAAGGTGGAGAGGCGAAGAAGAATGGGAAGCAGACAGGCAATGGCGATGTGTCTGAGGATGACTCAGCCAGTGCCACCAGCACGCCCAAGAAAGGTGCAAAAGACAccagcaggaagaggaaaacagaggagacCTCCCCTGTTCTGTCAGCATCCAATCAGGAGAGCCCTGTATGTGTGAAGCGAGCCAAGACGGCTAGAGACAACAACAGGGACTTGGGTTTATGCAG GGTACTCCTTGCTGAGTTGGAGCGGCATCAGGATGCATGGCCTTTTCTCACTCCCGTCAACCTGAAATCGGTCCCTGGCTACAAGAAGGTCATCAAGAAGCCGATGGACTTCTCCACTATACGTGAGAAGCTTGTGAGCAGCCA gtatCAAAACCTGGAGACTTTCATCATTGACGTTAACTTGGTTTTTGATAACTGCGAAAAATTCAATGAAGACAACTC